In Clavibacter michiganensis subsp. tessellarius, the following are encoded in one genomic region:
- a CDS encoding dihydroxy-acid dehydratase has product MALGGSTNVVLHLLAIAHEAEVELTLDDFDRIGSKVPPPGRHEALRALRDARRRPSRPVSPSS; this is encoded by the coding sequence ATGGCACTCGGAGGGTCGACCAACGTGGTGCTCCACCTGCTGGCGATCGCGCACGAGGCTGAGGTCGAGCTCACCCTCGACGACTTCGACCGGATCGGATCCAAGGTCCCGCCACCTGGCCGACATGAAGCCCTTCGGGCGCTTCGTGATGCGCGACGTAGACCGTCGAGGCCGGTGTCCCCGTCATCATGA